In one Silene latifolia isolate original U9 population chromosome 10, ASM4854445v1, whole genome shotgun sequence genomic region, the following are encoded:
- the LOC141605970 gene encoding FBD-associated F-box protein At5g56370-like: MGFAENVAKIMQKGIVDRISELPDFILHTILSMLDTKEACRASVLSKTWYGAWSSVPVLNFQPKYFQEYREGPYNFDDDTVERLVGFIDKTMQRYFTQKYRITKMYLMLPKIDDKIESLIDKWIMIAVQSEIQNFGIKVVCGYNYRLPEILFCAKSLKVLKCESVMLPYYKTMDLVSLEYLTFYLDTVDEDMLQRIISSSPLVELDITYDNCLVNISLPRVKKDNGVDKCRRSETMQSNLRESPLQKFVYSGLGDDTLWPWNMNVVALKNLRELEFDLASITDDIVSELVCGLIALESLVLSECLMLKCINISSNSLKQFRIANALHFIKVTIDAPKLLEFSYNCEVETSLSLVRVPDHCNAQFLPLEPDSLTTVWLVELKKFLAETNFFKSLVIDLSNPLEIMVDEDELRNIGTGQPYKLRG; the protein is encoded by the coding sequence ATGGGGTTTGCGGAGAATGTAGCAAAAATAATGCAAAAGGGTATAGTTGATAGAATTTCGGAGCTTCCGGATTTTATCCTGCATACTATTCTCTCAATGCTCGATACTAAAGAGGCGTGTCGCGCTAGTGTACTGTCTAAGACGTGGTATGGAGCCTGGTCTTCTGTTCCGGTTTTGAATTTTCAGCCTAAGTACTTTCAGGAATATAGGGAGGGTCCTTACAACTTTGATGACGATACAGTTGAACGTTTGGTGGGGTTCATTGATAAGACGATGCAAAGATACTTTACGCAGAAGTATAGAATAACAAAAATGTACCTTATGCTTCCTAAGATTGATGACAAGATAGAGTCTTTGATTGATAAATGGATAATGATCGCGGTGCAAAGCGAAATCCAAAATTTTGGAATTAAGGTTGTTTGTGGATATAACTACAGGCTGCCTGAGATTCTATTTTGTGCAAAATCGcttaaagttttgaaatgtgagTCCGTTATGCTGCCATATTATAAGACTATGGATCTCGTCTCTCTCGAATATTTAACTTTTTACTTGGATACTGTAGATGAGGATATGCTTCAAAGAATAATCTCTTCCTCCCCCTTGGTTGAATTAGATATTACATATGACAACTGCCTTGTAAATATTTCACTCCCTCGGGTGAAAAAAGATAATGGAGTAGACAAATGTCGTCGTAGTGAAACAATGCAATCTAACCTCCGAGAATCTCCGCTTCAAAAGTTTGTTTACAGTGGTCTTGGTGACGATACGTTGTGGCCATGGAATATGAATGTGGTTGCATTGAAAAATTTGAGAGAACTAGAGTTTGATTTGGCTTCTATTACAGATGATATCGTTTCCGAGCTGGTATGTGGGCTTATAGCCTTAGAAAGCTTAGTATTGTCTGAATGCTTAATGCTGAAATGCATTAATATCTCCAGCAATTCACTCAAGCAATTTCGAATTGCCAATGCATTACACTTCATTAAGGTAACGATTGATGCTCCTAAATTGCTTGAATTTTCATACAACTGTGAGGTTGAGACCTCTCTGTCGTTAGTTAGAGTGCCAGATCATTGTAATGCTCAATTCCTTCCGTTGGAGCCGGATTCTCTCACCACCGTCTGGCTTGTTGAGCTAAAGAAGTTTCTTGCAGAAACAAACTTCTTCAAATCTCTAGTGATTGACTTGTCTAATCCTCTTGAG